The following coding sequences are from one Caminibacter pacificus window:
- a CDS encoding DUF2202 domain-containing protein has product MKRLIAMSLVAMTTLFASNYQQKPIEKYVISMPKQALSRMEIKDLMHMREEEKLARDVYITLYSKWHLPVFKNISKSESWHMHMIKLLLNKYNLPDPVEKIGDKVGVFENRKLQNLYYKLVAMGEKSPVAALKVGALIEDLDIYDLNRAIRDTDNKDIKFVYSALRHGSENHMRAFVRLLRSYGSDYTPKYISKSYFDNILSSKGKAFGFNNALSEIYGKVVKVYQLPGLRKGVTWWMMDVETKNKTIRVAIAPTWILPEVAVRAGDIVEIEGYQGMYSFIVCKLEDKTSGFEYISRSKRCAK; this is encoded by the coding sequence ATGAAAAGATTAATTGCAATGTCTTTAGTTGCTATGACAACTCTTTTTGCAAGCAACTATCAACAAAAACCGATTGAAAAATATGTAATTTCTATGCCTAAACAAGCTCTTTCACGTATGGAAATAAAAGACTTGATGCATATGAGAGAAGAAGAAAAACTTGCAAGAGACGTTTATATTACGCTCTATAGTAAATGGCATTTGCCGGTATTTAAAAATATCTCAAAAAGTGAAAGCTGGCATATGCATATGATTAAACTTTTGTTAAACAAATACAATCTTCCCGATCCTGTTGAAAAAATCGGAGATAAAGTGGGAGTTTTTGAAAATAGAAAATTACAAAATCTCTATTATAAACTCGTTGCAATGGGTGAAAAAAGTCCGGTTGCCGCTTTGAAAGTCGGAGCATTGATTGAGGATTTGGATATTTACGATTTGAATAGAGCAATAAGAGATACGGATAATAAAGATATAAAATTCGTATATTCGGCTTTAAGACACGGTAGTGAAAATCATATGAGGGCATTTGTAAGACTCCTTAGAAGTTACGGTAGCGATTATACGCCTAAATATATCTCAAAATCTTATTTCGATAATATTTTGTCTTCAAAAGGAAAAGCGTTCGGGTTTAATAACGCGCTTAGTGAAATTTATGGAAAAGTAGTAAAAGTTTATCAATTACCGGGACTTAGAAAAGGCGTTACTTGGTGGATGATGGATGTTGAAACTAAAAATAAAACAATAAGAGTCGCTATAGCTCCTACATGGATATTACCTGAGGTTGCCGTTAGAGCTGGAGATATAGTCGAGATTGAAGGATATCAGGGAATGTATAGTTTTATTGTTTGTAAATTAGAAGATAAAACAAGCGGATTTGAGTATATTTCAAGAAGTAAAAGGTGTGCGAAATGA
- a CDS encoding sensor histidine kinase, producing the protein MLAEKKSLKRFLLVYILSTMFLIAVGEWFYYKLALHSVIKNDIMTIQKELSNFLKDKKFKLLIDRQVPFKIDDTKYAVFVNGEFMYGDFNKNINEPFLVKDNKLYYKKILFKRWGKIEIIFEKSIKKEVENIKKELLVFAVFAFLFVCIIAFILGKIFLRPMRDVINNLESFIRDTTHEMNTPISVILSNIEILKMKNVPSKELKRIENAAFRLSKIFKDLTFVRLHHQQKRDIVKVDLAEFIQNRLVMFETQIENKNIKIIKNLHNEIIEIDKEDLTRLIDNILSNAIKYSSPNKEIFINLKDGVFSVVNEGEIKNLKEITKKFVRENSSEGGFGLGLFIVKEICKRYGFDFEIKNQENFVKVSINFKSE; encoded by the coding sequence TTGTTGGCTGAAAAAAAATCACTTAAGAGATTCTTGCTTGTTTATATACTTTCTACTATGTTTTTGATAGCGGTAGGGGAGTGGTTTTATTATAAATTAGCACTTCATTCCGTTATCAAAAACGATATTATGACTATTCAAAAAGAGCTTAGTAATTTTTTGAAAGATAAAAAATTCAAACTTTTAATAGACCGACAAGTTCCTTTTAAAATTGACGATACCAAATACGCCGTTTTCGTAAACGGAGAATTTATGTACGGAGATTTTAATAAAAATATAAACGAGCCTTTTTTAGTAAAAGATAATAAACTTTACTATAAAAAAATTTTATTTAAACGATGGGGAAAAATTGAGATAATTTTTGAAAAAAGTATAAAAAAAGAGGTCGAAAATATAAAAAAAGAGCTTTTGGTATTTGCCGTTTTTGCCTTTTTGTTTGTCTGTATTATCGCTTTTATTTTAGGAAAAATTTTTTTGCGTCCGATGAGAGATGTGATTAATAATCTTGAAAGTTTCATAAGAGATACGACTCATGAAATGAATACTCCTATAAGCGTGATATTGAGTAATATTGAAATTCTAAAGATGAAAAACGTCCCTTCAAAAGAATTAAAAAGAATCGAAAACGCGGCTTTTAGACTATCTAAGATTTTTAAAGACCTTACATTTGTGCGACTTCATCATCAGCAAAAAAGAGATATCGTAAAGGTGGATTTGGCCGAGTTTATACAAAATAGGCTTGTAATGTTTGAAACTCAAATAGAAAATAAAAATATAAAAATCATAAAAAATCTTCATAATGAGATTATTGAAATCGACAAAGAGGATTTAACTAGGTTAATTGACAATATTTTATCAAACGCAATTAAATATTCATCTCCGAATAAGGAAATATTTATTAATTTAAAAGATGGCGTATTTAGCGTAGTAAACGAAGGCGAAATAAAAAATTTAAAAGAGATAACAAAAAAATTTGTAAGAGAAAATAGTAGTGAAGGCGGATTCGGGCTTGGGCTTTTTATCGTTAAAGAGATTTGCAAAAGATACGGTTTTGATTTCGAGATAAAAAATCAGGAAAACTTCGTAAAGGTCTCCATTAATTTTAAATCTGAATAA
- a CDS encoding response regulator transcription factor, with amino-acid sequence MNILIVEDDYDLHDTIKDFLELQGFKCDSAFDGKSAVEKIYEKDFDVVILDVKLPEMNGFEVAKRVREFSKVPIIFLTSLDGEKDVEKGFLSGGDDYIRKPFSLKELKLRIDAIIKRVYGDSERVKIRDFEFDLKNMTLYKDGKEVHLKPKHAKLLKFFIKNKNQVVSKDEIFNAIYDYDEEVNENSLRVFIKDLRNILGKDSIETLKDRGYRFVG; translated from the coding sequence ATGAATATTTTAATCGTAGAAGACGATTACGATTTGCATGATACTATAAAAGATTTTTTAGAACTTCAAGGTTTTAAATGTGATAGTGCGTTTGACGGTAAAAGTGCGGTTGAGAAAATTTACGAAAAAGATTTTGATGTTGTAATATTGGATGTAAAATTACCTGAAATGAACGGTTTTGAAGTGGCAAAAAGAGTGAGAGAATTTAGCAAAGTTCCTATAATTTTTCTAACTTCTCTTGACGGTGAAAAAGACGTTGAAAAAGGTTTTTTAAGCGGAGGAGACGACTATATAAGAAAACCTTTTTCTTTGAAAGAATTAAAACTTAGAATCGATGCTATTATCAAAAGAGTTTATGGGGATAGCGAACGAGTTAAAATCAGAGATTTTGAATTCGATTTGAAAAATATGACTTTGTATAAAGACGGAAAAGAGGTACATCTCAAGCCAAAACACGCAAAACTTTTGAAATTTTTTATAAAAAATAAAAATCAGGTTGTTAGCAAAGATGAAATTTTTAATGCAATTTATGATTATGACGAAGAGGTAAATGAAAATTCTTTAAGAGTGTTTATTAAAGATTTGAGAAATATTTTAGGAAAAGATAGTATCGAAACATTAAAAGATAGAGGATATAGATTTGTTGGCTGA
- a CDS encoding gamma-glutamylcyclotransferase family protein, translating to MIVFVYGSLKRGKRLHSYLKSAKFLGEGVTCRPYPLIVSKSGWYPYLIEKKGGYKIKGEVYKITPKLLKILDKIEEAPNYYYRKKICVKINGKSVKAWTYFVRKPPKFTKKELIKEF from the coding sequence ATGATCGTATTCGTATACGGAAGTTTAAAAAGAGGCAAAAGATTGCACTCTTACTTGAAAAGCGCTAAGTTTTTGGGTGAGGGTGTAACTTGTAGGCCTTATCCTTTAATAGTCAGTAAAAGCGGCTGGTATCCGTATCTGATAGAAAAAAAAGGCGGATATAAAATAAAAGGCGAAGTTTATAAAATCACTCCGAAACTCTTAAAAATTCTCGATAAAATAGAAGAAGCTCCCAATTACTACTACCGCAAAAAAATTTGTGTTAAAATAAACGGTAAAAGCGTAAAAGCTTGGACGTATTTCGTAAGAAAGCCTCCTAAATTTACAAAAAAAGAATTGATTAAAGAATTTTAG
- a CDS encoding SIR2 family NAD-dependent protein deacylase, translated as MNEIKSAAKAIKEAKYLLITAGAGMGVDSGLPDFRGDEGFWRAYPIAKKLGLNFQALANPRWFDINPRLAWAFYGHRLNLYRSTTPHEGFKILLNMPHEKFVFTSNVDGQFQKAGFSENKIVEIHGSIHYLQCTEPCSDEIWENNEIIEIDMEKFEALNFPYCKECGKIARPNILMFGDFRFVENRVDRQLENFNRWLSKIDDKLVIVEIGAGKAVPTVRHMSERIKDMYQAKLIRINPRESDGADIEIKKGAKEALTMISQYL; from the coding sequence ATGAATGAGATAAAATCCGCGGCAAAAGCTATTAAAGAAGCGAAATATCTACTCATAACGGCAGGTGCCGGTATGGGAGTGGATAGCGGGCTGCCCGATTTTAGAGGAGATGAGGGATTTTGGAGAGCTTATCCTATAGCTAAAAAATTGGGTCTTAATTTTCAAGCACTTGCAAATCCGAGGTGGTTTGATATCAATCCGCGTCTTGCTTGGGCGTTTTACGGGCATAGGCTTAATTTATACAGAAGTACGACTCCTCATGAAGGGTTTAAAATCCTTTTGAATATGCCTCATGAAAAATTCGTATTCACATCAAACGTCGACGGGCAGTTTCAAAAAGCCGGCTTTAGTGAAAATAAAATAGTGGAAATTCACGGAAGTATTCACTATTTACAATGCACTGAGCCGTGTAGTGACGAAATATGGGAAAATAACGAAATTATCGAAATAGATATGGAAAAATTCGAGGCTTTGAATTTTCCGTATTGTAAAGAGTGCGGTAAAATCGCAAGACCGAATATTTTGATGTTCGGAGATTTTAGATTTGTTGAAAATCGAGTGGATAGGCAGCTTGAGAATTTTAATCGTTGGTTAAGCAAAATCGACGATAAACTCGTAATTGTGGAAATAGGGGCCGGAAAAGCGGTACCGACCGTTAGGCATATGAGTGAGAGAATAAAAGATATGTACCAAGCAAAACTTATAAGGATAAATCCACGAGAAAGTGACGGAGCCGATATCGAGATTAAGAAAGGTGCCAAAGAGGCATTAACAATGATTTCACAATATTTATGA
- the moaA gene encoding GTP 3',8-cyclase MoaA, which translates to MLIDSFNRTIDYIRVSVTSRCNFRCLYCMPNTPFEWEPHENILSYEEMFEFLRLAIDEGVKKIRLTGGEPLLRKDLDVFVKMLHDYKPELDLALTTNGYYLKEYAKKLKKAGLKRVNVSLDSLKPEVAAKIAQKDVLNKVIEGILEAKKEGLLVKLNTVVMKGINDGEILDLLEWAKKHGMTIRFIEFMENERAYPGIKRVSSDEILKEISKKYNFKELPKDNSASKYFELEDGYVFGIIEPHSEDFCKSCNRIRLTAEGYLIPCLFFTESYNIKEAIRKGDIKKAAEILREVVKNKPEKNDWQEEEVSSRAFWETGG; encoded by the coding sequence ATGCTTATCGATTCTTTCAACAGAACAATAGATTATATCCGCGTATCCGTAACAAGCAGATGTAATTTCAGGTGTCTTTATTGTATGCCGAATACTCCTTTTGAATGGGAACCTCACGAAAATATTTTAAGCTATGAAGAGATGTTTGAATTTTTGCGTCTTGCGATAGATGAGGGTGTTAAAAAAATACGCCTCACAGGGGGTGAGCCTCTTCTTAGAAAAGATTTGGATGTATTTGTAAAAATGCTTCATGATTACAAGCCCGAGCTTGATTTGGCATTAACTACAAACGGGTATTATTTGAAAGAATATGCAAAAAAACTCAAAAAAGCCGGGCTTAAAAGAGTAAACGTCTCACTTGATAGTCTAAAACCGGAAGTCGCTGCGAAAATCGCACAAAAAGATGTCTTGAATAAAGTAATTGAAGGGATTTTGGAGGCGAAAAAAGAGGGGCTTTTGGTGAAACTCAATACCGTTGTGATGAAAGGTATAAATGACGGAGAAATTTTGGATTTGCTCGAGTGGGCGAAAAAACACGGAATGACTATCAGGTTTATAGAGTTTATGGAAAATGAGAGAGCGTACCCAGGAATAAAAAGAGTTTCTTCGGATGAGATATTAAAAGAAATTTCTAAAAAATATAATTTTAAAGAGCTACCTAAAGACAACAGTGCGAGTAAATATTTCGAGCTTGAAGACGGATATGTATTCGGAATAATAGAGCCTCATAGTGAAGATTTCTGTAAAAGTTGTAATAGGATTCGTTTGACGGCGGAGGGGTATTTGATTCCTTGTCTTTTCTTTACGGAAAGTTATAATATTAAAGAAGCGATAAGAAAAGGTGATATTAAAAAAGCCGCCGAAATTTTAAGAGAGGTGGTAAAAAACAAACCTGAAAAGAACGATTGGCAAGAAGAGGAAGTTTCAAGCAGAGCGTTTTGGGAAACGGGGGGATAG